A genomic stretch from Desulfotignum balticum DSM 7044 includes:
- a CDS encoding MarR family winged helix-turn-helix transcriptional regulator, which yields MTGQMAASMELTRLSKQIVEFYERLSSWEESVVRDSGLTTAQAHTIEMVGHSGAIKMKDLAEKIGITTGTLSVAVDRLEKKHLLRRTPHQTDRRAFLIELTPEGEACFREHHEFHLKMTRKIVSGLTASEQKTFVDVIEKILKKI from the coding sequence ATGACAGGACAGATGGCAGCTTCCATGGAACTGACTCGGTTGTCAAAACAAATTGTGGAGTTTTATGAACGTCTGTCCTCCTGGGAGGAATCGGTGGTGCGGGATTCTGGATTGACCACGGCACAGGCCCATACCATTGAGATGGTGGGGCACAGCGGCGCCATCAAAATGAAGGACCTGGCTGAAAAAATCGGGATCACCACCGGCACCCTGTCTGTGGCCGTGGACCGGCTGGAAAAAAAACACCTGCTCCGGCGCACCCCCCACCAAACGGACCGGCGCGCCTTTCTCATCGAACTCACCCCTGAAGGGGAAGCCTGTTTCAGGGAGCACCATGAGTTTCACCTGAAAATGACCCGCAAAATCGTATCCGGGCTCACCGCATCTGAACAGAAAACCTTTGTCGATGTCATTGAAAAAATATTGAAAAAAATATGA
- a CDS encoding heavy metal translocating P-type ATPase — translation MIGRYANLTVYRQIFTSDDFMKVALGAGLIPAALLVPPMGVPVLPEISLTNLFLVVSILINGLPIVMEAIRGVAGKRVNVDELVSIAVVACVLTGNFLEAAVVSAIMKAGAMVEEAVSDSARHAIRKLVELTPDTAVVRRRGQEETVPVSGIRSGDLLVVRQGQVIPVDGVVVTGAAAVDQAAITGESVPVARQKGNVVHGGTVCVDGFLEIQATRVGEDTTMGKIIGMVTAAEQSKTRSTRIVDRYAAWFTPVILSAALGTFLVTQDVTRAITVLIVGCPCAFLLAGPVTTVGAISRAARAGILVKGGQYLENLARATAICFDKTGTITTGNPRVVKTMCEPDQDECEMLALAAAVEKKSLHPLARAIVDQARTSGCAGFTAEEIRSEPGKGITGRVGTKTIEIMSTSRFRNQGVTAVSVTSDGRILGFICLEDPARDHASAAIDAIRKTGITDITLLSGDQEGPVEKIAGTVGIPRWKAAQSPEDKLNYLKQHKTGRLIYVGDGVNDAPALKTADIGIAMGFCGSDIALETADMVLLNDDLTRLPFLIQLSRRMTTVIKINIALSFALNFAAVAAGAAGLLTPMWGAVMHNAGSILVVALAASLRMFQAGASGVTVR, via the coding sequence ATGATCGGAAGATATGCCAATTTAACTGTATACAGACAGATTTTCACTTCAGATGATTTTATGAAAGTGGCCCTGGGGGCGGGATTGATACCGGCAGCCCTGCTGGTCCCCCCCATGGGCGTGCCGGTGTTGCCGGAGATCTCTTTGACCAACCTGTTCCTGGTGGTATCGATCCTGATCAACGGCCTGCCCATTGTCATGGAAGCGATCCGGGGGGTGGCCGGCAAACGGGTGAATGTGGATGAACTGGTGAGCATTGCCGTGGTGGCCTGTGTGCTCACCGGCAATTTTCTGGAGGCAGCGGTGGTTTCGGCCATCATGAAGGCCGGGGCCATGGTGGAGGAGGCGGTGAGCGACAGTGCCCGCCATGCCATCCGGAAACTGGTGGAACTGACCCCGGACACCGCCGTGGTCCGGCGCCGGGGACAGGAAGAAACCGTACCGGTGTCCGGGATCCGGTCCGGGGACTTGCTGGTGGTCCGCCAGGGACAGGTGATCCCCGTGGACGGGGTGGTAGTGACCGGGGCCGCTGCCGTGGATCAGGCTGCCATTACCGGGGAATCGGTTCCCGTGGCCCGGCAGAAAGGGAATGTGGTCCACGGGGGCACGGTCTGTGTAGATGGATTCCTGGAAATTCAGGCCACCCGGGTGGGAGAAGACACCACCATGGGCAAAATCATCGGGATGGTCACAGCGGCCGAACAATCCAAAACCCGCAGTACCCGGATTGTGGACCGGTATGCGGCCTGGTTCACGCCGGTGATTCTGTCGGCGGCCCTGGGGACCTTTCTGGTGACACAGGATGTGACCCGGGCCATCACCGTGCTGATTGTGGGATGCCCCTGCGCCTTTCTTCTGGCCGGGCCCGTGACAACGGTGGGAGCCATCAGCCGGGCCGCCCGGGCCGGGATCCTGGTGAAAGGGGGACAGTACCTGGAAAACCTGGCCCGGGCCACCGCGATCTGTTTTGACAAGACCGGCACCATCACCACAGGAAATCCCCGGGTGGTGAAGACCATGTGTGAACCGGATCAGGATGAATGCGAGATGCTGGCCCTGGCTGCGGCCGTGGAAAAAAAGAGTCTGCATCCCCTGGCCCGGGCCATTGTGGATCAAGCGAGGACCTCGGGGTGTGCCGGTTTCACAGCTGAAGAGATCCGGTCCGAGCCGGGCAAAGGCATCACCGGCCGGGTGGGGACAAAGACCATTGAAATCATGTCCACCAGCCGGTTCAGGAACCAGGGGGTCACGGCGGTCTCTGTGACATCGGACGGCCGAATCCTGGGATTTATCTGCCTGGAAGACCCGGCCCGGGATCATGCATCCGCAGCCATTGATGCGATCCGAAAAACCGGCATCACCGACATCACCCTTCTGTCCGGGGACCAGGAAGGGCCGGTGGAAAAAATCGCCGGAACCGTGGGCATTCCCCGGTGGAAAGCGGCCCAGTCCCCTGAAGACAAACTCAATTACCTGAAACAGCACAAAACCGGCCGGCTGATTTATGTGGGGGACGGGGTGAATGACGCACCGGCCCTGAAAACCGCGGACATTGGTATCGCCATGGGATTCTGCGGATCCGATATCGCCCTGGAAACGGCGGATATGGTGCTGTTGAACGATGATCTGACCCGGCTGCCGTTTCTGATCCAGTTGAGCCGCCGCATGACCACGGTGATCAAAATCAACATCGCCTTAAGTTTTGCCCTGAACTTTGCGGCAGTGGCTGCCGGGGCCGCCGGGCTGCTCACTCCGATGTGGGGGGCGGTGATGCACAATGCCGGATCGATCCTGGTGGTGGCCCTGGCCGCATCGCTGAGGATGTTTCAGGCAGGTGCTTCAGGCGTGACAGTCCGCTGA
- a CDS encoding FeoA family protein produces the protein MTLDQLTPGNSCTITGLSAANILGQRLLDMGIFPGLTLRVIRNAPLEDPMQVEIEGYSISLRHEEARFVEVEADGNR, from the coding sequence ATGACTTTGGACCAACTCACACCGGGAAACAGTTGCACCATCACCGGGCTGTCCGCAGCCAACATACTGGGACAGCGTCTTCTGGACATGGGAATCTTTCCGGGCCTGACATTGCGGGTGATCCGCAACGCCCCTCTCGAAGACCCCATGCAGGTGGAGATCGAGGGATATTCCATCAGCCTGCGCCATGAAGAGGCCCGGTTCGTCGAGGTAGAGGCAGATGGGAACCGATAA
- the feoB gene encoding ferrous iron transport protein B codes for MGTDKIIVALAGQPNCGKSTVFNALTGARQHVANYPGVTVEKMTGWYRYGDVRVTVVDLPGTYSLTSYSPEERVTRDFILHQAPSVVVNTMDASNLKRCLYLTFQLMEMEIPVILNLNMMDVAQNRGMTIDTTALSRSLGVPVVPTAITRGKGKTDLQAAILEIAGQGLSSVPARVDYREMTPYISSVQERVTALTDLGDRYPVRWLAIKLMEGDEAVRELIREKTDQYAQLLLEVDKFRQQFKAAMDTVPDMHVATCRYRAAEGIARPCVTQSERARKTLSDRIDALVCHKLAGPVFMVGVLWTLYYLSIVQGYQITNYTWPLLAGFRNLVSDILPVSGFIDVPLTRAFFLWLVDSVNALLNYIPIFFILFACIAFLEDSGYMPRMAFIMDRLFSRYGLHGQSTLPMVLGGIYVGGCAVPGVMSCKGIPDERSRLATILIIPMLNCLAKVPLYVLLINIYFAPHKGWAMFFISTISMLMVLPVSKLLTLTVLKDKETAPFVMEMPPYHLPTVRGVLGRALERVWLFIRKITTIVVALAVVIFVLLQFPGIGPDRMAQYETRKHAAVRSFYEEITGTGYEADLADNRLMAMIHFWENFRNKKMRVKSPEAAQAIDTEFEADNARFFSLVKPGRDREAKQVNRALKTLIRERSQLLQEMRAERINNSFLGYAGKALVPLTQWAGFNWRVNVALLGAFAAKESAVATLGALYEQGDASESLESRMARGEQDFTPLHALALMMFMVLYPPCLATAIAVKLQSGSVKWMLFAMGYPMLLGLVVASLIFTGGSLLGLSGLQAMAAFYLLALAITIAAGFITPARSGAT; via the coding sequence ATGGGAACCGATAAGATCATCGTGGCCCTGGCGGGCCAGCCCAACTGCGGCAAATCCACGGTGTTCAACGCCCTGACCGGGGCCCGCCAGCATGTGGCCAACTACCCCGGGGTGACCGTGGAAAAGATGACCGGATGGTACCGGTACGGGGACGTCCGGGTGACGGTGGTGGACCTGCCGGGCACCTACAGCCTGACCTCCTATTCCCCGGAAGAGCGGGTGACCCGGGATTTCATCCTTCACCAGGCCCCGTCCGTGGTGGTCAATACCATGGACGCATCCAACCTCAAGCGCTGCCTGTACCTCACCTTTCAGCTGATGGAAATGGAGATCCCGGTGATCCTGAACCTGAACATGATGGATGTGGCCCAAAACCGGGGCATGACCATCGACACCACGGCCCTGTCCCGAAGCCTGGGAGTTCCTGTGGTACCCACCGCCATCACCAGGGGCAAAGGCAAAACCGATCTCCAGGCAGCGATTCTGGAAATCGCCGGACAGGGGCTTTCCAGCGTACCGGCCCGGGTGGATTACCGGGAAATGACACCTTACATCTCTTCTGTCCAGGAGCGGGTGACCGCCCTCACCGACCTGGGGGACCGGTATCCGGTGCGGTGGCTGGCCATCAAGCTCATGGAAGGGGATGAGGCGGTGCGGGAGCTGATCCGGGAAAAAACCGACCAATACGCCCAGCTGCTGCTGGAGGTGGACAAATTCAGGCAACAGTTCAAGGCGGCCATGGATACGGTCCCGGACATGCATGTGGCCACCTGCCGGTACCGGGCTGCCGAAGGGATTGCCCGGCCCTGTGTCACCCAGTCCGAACGGGCACGAAAAACTCTGTCCGACCGCATCGATGCCCTGGTCTGCCACAAGCTGGCCGGGCCGGTGTTCATGGTGGGCGTGTTGTGGACTCTGTACTATCTGTCCATTGTGCAGGGTTACCAGATCACCAACTATACCTGGCCTTTGCTGGCAGGGTTCCGGAACCTGGTGTCGGACATCCTTCCGGTATCCGGGTTCATCGATGTCCCCCTGACCCGGGCCTTTTTCCTGTGGCTGGTGGATTCGGTGAACGCCCTGCTCAACTATATCCCCATCTTTTTCATCCTGTTCGCCTGCATTGCCTTTCTGGAGGACAGCGGGTACATGCCCAGAATGGCGTTCATCATGGACCGGCTCTTCAGCCGCTACGGGCTGCACGGCCAGTCCACCCTGCCCATGGTGCTGGGAGGGATATATGTAGGCGGCTGTGCCGTCCCCGGGGTAATGTCCTGCAAAGGTATCCCGGACGAACGGTCCCGCCTGGCCACCATTCTGATCATCCCCATGCTCAACTGCCTGGCCAAGGTGCCCCTGTATGTCCTGCTCATCAATATCTACTTTGCCCCGCACAAGGGATGGGCCATGTTCTTCATCTCCACCATCAGCATGCTGATGGTGCTGCCGGTGTCCAAACTGCTCACCCTGACCGTGCTCAAGGACAAGGAGACCGCCCCGTTCGTCATGGAGATGCCGCCCTATCACCTGCCCACCGTCCGGGGGGTGCTGGGACGGGCTTTGGAACGGGTGTGGCTGTTCATCCGGAAAATCACCACCATTGTGGTGGCCCTGGCCGTGGTGATTTTCGTACTGCTCCAGTTTCCCGGCATCGGCCCGGATCGCATGGCCCAGTATGAAACACGCAAACATGCCGCCGTCCGCTCTTTTTATGAAGAGATCACCGGCACCGGGTATGAAGCGGACCTGGCTGACAACCGCCTCATGGCCATGATCCATTTCTGGGAAAACTTTCGGAACAAAAAGATGCGTGTCAAAAGTCCGGAAGCAGCCCAGGCCATCGACACGGAATTCGAGGCGGACAATGCCCGGTTTTTCTCCCTGGTAAAGCCCGGCAGGGACCGGGAAGCCAAACAGGTGAACCGTGCCCTGAAAACCCTGATCCGGGAGCGGAGCCAGCTGCTCCAGGAAATGCGGGCCGAACGGATCAACAACAGTTTTCTGGGTTATGCGGGCAAGGCCCTGGTGCCTCTGACCCAGTGGGCCGGATTCAACTGGCGGGTGAACGTGGCCCTGCTGGGGGCCTTTGCCGCCAAGGAAAGCGCCGTGGCCACACTGGGGGCCCTGTATGAACAAGGGGATGCCAGTGAATCCCTGGAAAGCCGCATGGCCCGGGGAGAACAGGATTTCACCCCGCTCCATGCCCTGGCATTGATGATGTTCATGGTGCTGTATCCCCCGTGTCTGGCCACCGCCATTGCGGTGAAACTCCAGTCCGGTTCCGTCAAATGGATGCTTTT